The Methanobacteriaceae archaeon genome segment AAAATAAGTTCATTAAAATCATTTTCTATTAAATCAACACCATATACTTGCCAGAAATCTCCCATTTCAGTTTCTTTATTTATCATGGAGTTAAGCCCATACCAATAAATCATTCCCTGCATTTTATCACGAATTATTTGCTGAGCCGACGGTGGATTTAGACTTTTACGAGTTTTCATCTCTACTACTTGGGTTTTTTTAGTTTTCACCCGTTTATTATTATGAACTTCAATTTCTTCTATTTCTCTTACTTCATCAATGATTCCCATTAAAAGAGCAGAACTAAATTTGGATACTATTGGAAGTTCACGGGTTAAACCTTCTTTTTCGTAAAGTTCCAACCCTACAAGGATGTTATGAACATTAGAATGAAGTTTATCTCCAGGTGTTTTAATTTCAACAACTATTTCTTCTAAAACCTCAAGAAAACGGTTTTTGTGAATTTCACTACCTTTTTCTTTTTCTGGTGTGGAAATTTCTCCATATTTACGCCTTAAATCTACTGCCATTTCACACCAAAACTGGCTGGCAATTGTTGAGGGACCTAAAGTAATTGAAGACATGTTATCATATTAAATAAATTAAAATTTGCTGAAAATGATAAATGATGTTTAAAAACCTAATTCTTTTTCTTCCATTTCTAATTCTTCTTTTTCCCACTCTAATTCTTCTTTTATTTGGCCTTCTTCATCTTCATCGCCTTTATTCCAATTTAAAACACCATAAATAATGCAAAGAAGAGTAACTAAAATACATGCAATGTAAGCTCCCCAAACCCAGGGATCTGGTATACCTAAAACCTCCATACATCCACCTCCTAATTTTATTCAATCTTAAATATTATCTTTAATATTTAATCATTACTATCTATTTTATTTATATATTTATAAATTCCTCTAAACTAAATTAGTCAAAATAAAAATTGAATAATTAGAATAAGATAATTATTATTTAAATTTATTTATAATTCTAAGAAAAGAAAAAAAAGCAAAAAAATCCATTAAAAAGAAGAATAAATTAATTATTCTCTTTTTAAAAACCTTCAAAACATTTATCTAAGTGTTCTTTGCTTGGTGGTTTAGTTAGCAAACTAACTACCACTGTAAAGAACATGGCTACGGGTACTCCAATAACCAGAGGATCTACAAGAGGCCATGGTAGAGTATTAATAATCAGATTTTGACCACTGATCGCTTTAAAAATCCCTAAAGAAACTGCTGTTTTTTTATAAACAAACAATAACCAGAATAAACTAGTGAAAGTTCCCATCACCATACCCACTATAACTCCTGGTTTGGTTGATCTTTTCCAGAACAATGCACAAGTATAAGCAGATAAAAAAGCAGCTGCACATAATCCAAAGAATAGTGCCGTTCCTTGAGCAACAATACTCCCAGGAAGGGTAAATCCTAAAATAACCGCAATTATAACTGCAACAAGAATTCCTATACGAGTTATCAGTACTGATCTATCTCCACTTCTATTAAAAATAGTTTCATATACATCTCTACCAATAGCAGTTCCTTGAACATGGAATTGCGCACTTAAAGTAGACATAGCTGCTGAAAGTAATGTTAACAAGAAAAGATAGGTAAACCATTCCGGCATAGCTGAGTTAATGAAAATAGGAATAATTTTATCTACATTTCCTGCAGCAACTTGTATAGATATTTGTCCCATCTGTTGGAAAAAGAAAACATTAGAAAGTGAACCAACAACATAAGCTGATCCTGTGATGACAAAAATAAAGATACCACCAATAAGAACACCCCTATTGAGTTCTTTATTTGAACGTACTGTCATAAAACGAACAACTAATTGAGGTTGAGCCAGTACACCAATGCCTACGCCCATTATTATAGTAGAAACTAAAGTCCACCAAAATGGACTACCAAATGACGGGAAAGTT includes the following:
- a CDS encoding sodium:solute symporter family protein, which translates into the protein TFPSFGSPFWWTLVSTIIMGVGIGVLAQPQLVVRFMTVRSNKELNRGVLIGGIFIFVITGSAYVVGSLSNVFFFQQMGQISIQVAAGNVDKIIPIFINSAMPEWFTYLFLLTLLSAAMSTLSAQFHVQGTAIGRDVYETIFNRSGDRSVLITRIGILVAVIIAVILGFTLPGSIVAQGTALFFGLCAAAFLSAYTCALFWKRSTKPGVIVGMVMGTFTSLFWLLFVYKKTAVSLGIFKAISGQNLIINTLPWPLVDPLVIGVPVAMFFTVVVSLLTKPPSKEHLDKCFEGF